A genome region from Streptomyces antimycoticus includes the following:
- a CDS encoding maleylpyruvate isomerase family mycothiol-dependent enzyme — translation MTDYIRDALAVQEATDRLLTAVAALDDASLASPSELPGWSRGHVLAHLARNADALVNLLTWARTGQETPMYADAQTRDAEILRDAARPLTVHLDDLRTSATRFDAAVTALPPESLPYEVTLRGGIRESAAGLPLRRLAEVELHHVDLGIGYTVADLPATFVESQLSVLIRTRFAGRPDIPPLRLATGPGEGDVRHTGRPAAPGESPVTVTGSPAALLGWLTGRTDGSGLSCPNGPLPVLPALG, via the coding sequence ATGACCGACTACATCAGGGACGCCCTCGCCGTACAGGAGGCGACGGACCGGCTGCTGACCGCCGTCGCCGCTCTCGACGACGCGTCCCTCGCGAGCCCTTCGGAGCTCCCCGGCTGGAGCCGCGGCCATGTCCTGGCCCACCTGGCCCGCAACGCGGACGCCCTGGTGAACCTGCTCACCTGGGCCCGGACCGGCCAGGAGACTCCGATGTACGCCGACGCCCAGACGCGCGACGCCGAGATCCTGCGCGACGCCGCCCGGCCGCTCACCGTCCACCTGGACGACCTGCGCACCAGCGCGACCCGCTTCGACGCGGCGGTCACCGCACTGCCCCCGGAAAGCCTGCCGTACGAGGTGACCCTGCGCGGCGGGATCCGGGAGTCGGCGGCCGGGCTGCCACTGCGCCGCCTCGCCGAGGTCGAGCTGCATCATGTCGATCTCGGTATCGGCTACACCGTGGCGGATCTGCCCGCCACCTTCGTCGAGAGCCAGCTCTCCGTGCTCATCCGTACAAGGTTCGCCGGGCGCCCGGATATTCCCCCGCTGCGGCTGGCCACCGGGCCCGGTGAAGGGGACGTCCGGCACACCGGCCGCCCCGCCGCCCCCGGGGAGTCCCCGGTCACCGTCACCGGCTCCCCCGCCGCCCTGCTGGGCTGGCTCACCGGCCGTACGGACGGCTCCGGCCTCTCCTGCCCGAACGGCCCCTTGCCCGTCCTCCCCGCACTAGGCTGA
- a CDS encoding TerC family protein produces MDVSVTMWSLTIVGLCALIAADFFIGGRKPHEVSIKEAGIWTAVWVALAALFGLGLLVFAGGQPSGEFFAGFITEKSLSVDNLFVFVLIMAKFAVPTIYQQRVLMVGVLIALVLRAVFIAAGAAIVSTFSWVFFIFGAFLIWTAWKLVQEARADEEEAEFEENRLLKAVEKRFPSTDQYHGTKLFIMENGKRLMTPMLIVMLAIGTTDVLFALDSIPAIFGLTQDPYIVFTANAFALMGLRQLYFLIGGLLKKLVHLSYGLSIILGFIGVKLVLHALHEAGVHVPEISIPVSLGVICAVLAVTTVTSLYASKKQALAEAGSGEDRARDKDSVDV; encoded by the coding sequence GTGGACGTTTCCGTGACCATGTGGAGCCTGACCATCGTCGGTCTCTGCGCCCTCATCGCCGCCGACTTCTTCATAGGCGGCCGCAAACCGCATGAGGTCTCCATCAAGGAGGCCGGGATCTGGACCGCCGTCTGGGTCGCGCTCGCCGCGCTCTTCGGGCTCGGGCTGCTGGTCTTCGCGGGCGGCCAGCCCTCCGGTGAGTTCTTCGCGGGCTTCATCACCGAGAAGTCGCTGAGCGTCGACAACCTCTTCGTCTTCGTCCTGATCATGGCGAAGTTCGCCGTGCCGACGATCTACCAGCAGCGCGTGCTCATGGTGGGCGTGCTCATCGCCCTCGTGCTGCGTGCGGTCTTCATCGCCGCCGGCGCCGCGATCGTCTCGACCTTCTCCTGGGTCTTCTTCATCTTCGGCGCCTTCCTCATCTGGACGGCGTGGAAGCTCGTCCAGGAGGCGCGGGCCGATGAGGAGGAAGCGGAGTTCGAGGAGAACCGGCTGCTCAAGGCGGTCGAGAAGCGGTTCCCGTCCACCGACCAGTACCACGGCACCAAGCTGTTCATCATGGAGAACGGCAAGCGGCTGATGACCCCGATGCTGATCGTCATGCTGGCGATCGGCACCACGGACGTCCTGTTCGCGCTGGACTCGATACCCGCGATCTTCGGCCTCACCCAGGACCCGTACATCGTCTTCACCGCCAACGCCTTCGCGCTGATGGGTCTGCGCCAGCTGTACTTCCTGATCGGTGGCCTGCTCAAGAAGCTGGTCCACCTCTCGTACGGGCTGTCGATCATCCTCGGCTTCATCGGCGTCAAGCTGGTGCTGCATGCCCTGCACGAGGCCGGAGTGCATGTCCCGGAGATCAGCATCCCCGTCTCGCTCGGCGTCATCTGCGCGGTGCTCGCCGTCACGACGGTCACCAGTCTCTACGCCTCGAAGAAACAGGCCCTGGCGGAGGCGGGGAGCGGGGAGGACCGGGCCCGGGACAAGGACAGCGTCGACGTCTGA
- a CDS encoding carbohydrate kinase family protein, which produces MIVVAGEALIDLVPERTSSAAAGDRLPALRPARGGGPYNTALALGRLGSPSAFCSRVSTDGFGEALLEGLRKDGVDTALVQRGQEPTTLAVASIGADGSAGYGFYVQGTADRLFTLPPSLPEGVSALSLGTCSLVLEPGASAYEELLRREAARGVFTTLDPNIRTGLIPDANAYRARFQGWLPHIGLLKLSIEDARWLADSEDADDVETAVGEWLAAGPAAVVLTHGGEGLSVRRQDGSVLSVPGERVDIVDTIGAGDTVNAALLHRLAGHQALSAPALAKLDEAAWRDVLGFAARAAAITCSRAGAEPPYASELA; this is translated from the coding sequence GTGATCGTCGTCGCCGGAGAAGCCCTGATCGACCTCGTGCCCGAGCGCACGTCGAGCGCCGCGGCGGGCGACCGGCTGCCCGCGCTGCGTCCGGCGCGTGGCGGCGGCCCGTACAACACCGCGCTGGCGCTGGGGCGGCTCGGCTCGCCCAGCGCGTTCTGCTCGCGGGTCTCCACGGACGGCTTCGGGGAAGCGCTGCTGGAAGGGTTGCGGAAGGACGGCGTGGACACCGCGCTGGTGCAGCGCGGCCAGGAGCCCACGACCCTCGCCGTCGCCTCCATCGGGGCCGATGGCTCGGCCGGATACGGCTTCTATGTGCAGGGCACCGCGGACCGGCTCTTCACCCTGCCGCCGTCCCTTCCCGAGGGGGTGAGCGCGCTGTCGCTGGGCACCTGCTCGCTGGTGCTGGAGCCGGGCGCGAGCGCGTATGAGGAGCTGCTGCGGCGCGAGGCCGCGCGCGGTGTCTTCACCACACTGGACCCCAATATCCGCACCGGTCTGATCCCCGACGCCAACGCCTACCGGGCCCGTTTTCAGGGCTGGCTGCCCCATATCGGCCTGCTGAAGCTGTCCATAGAGGACGCGCGGTGGCTGGCCGACTCGGAGGACGCGGACGATGTCGAGACGGCCGTGGGCGAGTGGCTGGCGGCAGGTCCGGCGGCCGTGGTGCTCACCCATGGCGGGGAGGGGCTGAGCGTACGGCGCCAGGACGGCTCCGTGCTCTCGGTGCCGGGCGAGCGGGTGGACATCGTGGACACCATCGGGGCGGGCGACACCGTGAACGCCGCGCTGCTGCACCGGCTGGCGGGCCACCAGGCGCTGTCGGCGCCCGCCCTGGCCAAGCTGGACGAGGCGGCCTGGCGGGATGTGCTGGGCTTCGCCGCCCGCGCCGCCGCGATCACCTGCTCCCGCGCGGGCGCGGAGCCCCCCTACGCGTCCGAGCTCGCCTGA
- a CDS encoding MFS transporter: MARLAAASLAGTAIEFYDFFVYGTAAALVLGPLFFPTFSPLAGTLAAFGTFAVGFVSRPLGSMLFGPIGDRHGRRPVLIASLLLTGVATVAVGFVPTYDSIGVAAPVLLLVLRFLQGLGLGGEWGGAVLLTAEHAPAERRGLWSGFPQVGPAIGFLLANGTMLALSATLSDAEFRSWGWRVPFWGAGLLAGAGLLLRAQLTESPRFQELAELGERATAPLAEVVRGHWRLVLLTAGGLAVGYAVFYAVTTWSLAYGTERLGVARTTLLGCIMAAVAVMGALTPLAAHFGDRFGRRPLCLVGCVATVVWMFPLVALLRTGEPPLMFLGFLGALLAFITMFAVTSAYLPELFEARVRCTGAALGYNLAGVLGGALTPIVATAMSHGDGPPWGVAAYLTAAALLSLGCFVLLPETRPTADRPDGGRSAVRPLEAGEAAV, translated from the coding sequence ATGGCCCGCCTCGCCGCCGCGTCCCTGGCCGGCACCGCGATCGAGTTCTACGACTTCTTCGTCTACGGCACGGCCGCCGCGCTCGTCCTCGGCCCGCTGTTCTTTCCCACCTTCTCGCCGCTGGCCGGCACCCTCGCGGCCTTCGGCACCTTCGCCGTCGGCTTCGTCTCCCGGCCCCTGGGCTCGATGCTCTTCGGGCCCATCGGCGACCGCCACGGGCGCCGGCCGGTGCTCATCGCCTCCCTGCTGCTCACCGGCGTCGCGACCGTCGCCGTGGGCTTCGTCCCGACCTACGACTCGATCGGCGTCGCCGCCCCCGTCCTGCTGCTCGTGCTGCGCTTTCTGCAGGGGCTGGGGCTCGGCGGCGAATGGGGCGGCGCGGTGCTGCTGACCGCCGAGCATGCGCCCGCGGAGCGGCGCGGGCTGTGGTCGGGCTTTCCGCAAGTCGGCCCGGCCATCGGCTTTCTGCTGGCCAACGGCACGATGCTGGCCCTGTCGGCCACGCTGAGCGATGCCGAGTTCCGGTCCTGGGGGTGGCGGGTGCCGTTCTGGGGCGCGGGGCTGCTGGCGGGGGCCGGGCTGCTGCTGCGGGCCCAGCTCACCGAGTCCCCGCGGTTCCAGGAGCTGGCCGAGCTCGGCGAACGGGCCACCGCGCCGCTGGCCGAGGTGGTGCGCGGCCACTGGCGGCTGGTCCTGCTGACCGCGGGCGGGCTCGCGGTGGGCTATGCCGTCTTCTACGCGGTCACGACCTGGTCCCTGGCATACGGCACGGAGCGGCTCGGTGTCGCCCGCACCACCCTGCTGGGCTGCATCATGGCGGCCGTGGCGGTCATGGGCGCCCTGACGCCGCTGGCGGCCCATTTCGGCGACCGCTTCGGGCGGCGGCCGCTGTGCCTGGTGGGCTGCGTGGCCACCGTGGTGTGGATGTTTCCGCTGGTCGCGCTGTTGCGCACCGGTGAGCCGCCGTTGATGTTCCTGGGCTTCCTGGGCGCGCTGCTCGCCTTCATCACCATGTTCGCCGTGACCTCGGCGTATCTGCCCGAGCTGTTCGAGGCGCGGGTGCGCTGCACGGGAGCGGCGCTCGGCTACAACCTCGCGGGCGTCCTGGGCGGGGCGCTCACACCGATCGTCGCGACGGCGATGTCGCACGGGGACGGCCCGCCCTGGGGCGTCGCCGCGTATCTGACCGCCGCCGCGCTGCTGAGCCTGGGCTGCTTCGTGCTGCTGCCGGAGACACGGCCGACGGCCGACCGTCCGGATGGTGGACGATCGGCCGTACGGCCTCTGGAGGCCGGGGAGGCGGCTGTATGA
- the uvrA gene encoding excinuclease ABC subunit UvrA, with amino-acid sequence MADRLIVRGAREHNLKNVSLDLPRDSLIVFTGLSGSGKSSLAFDTIFAEGQRRYVESLSSYARQFLGQMDKPDVDFIEGLSPAVSIDQKSTSRNPRSTVGTITEVYDYLRLLFARIGKPHCPECGRPIARQSPQAIVDRVLELPEGSRFQVLSPLVRERKGEFVDLFSDLQTKGYSRARVDGATIQLSDPPKLKKQEKHTIEVVIDRLTVKESAKRRLTDSVETALGLSGGMVILDFVDLDEDDPQRERMFSEHLYCPYDDLSFEELEPRTFSFNSPFGACPDCTGIGTRMEVDPELIIPDEEKSLDEGAIHPWSHGHTKDYFGRLVGALADALGFRTDIPWAGLPQRAKKALLNGHRTQIEVRYRNRYGRQRAYTTAFEGAVPYVKRRHSEAESDASRERFEGYMREVPCPTCEGTRLKPIVLAVTVQDKSIADVSAMSISECAEFLRAMELSPREKTIAERVLKEVNERLRFLVDVGLDYLSLNRAAGTLSGGEAQRIRLATQIGSGLVGVLYVLDEPSIGLHQRDNHRLIETLVRLRDLGNTLIVVEHDEDTIKTSDWVVDIGPGAGEHGGKVVHSGPLSELLVNEDSVTGHYLSGKRAIPLPSARRAVDPKRHLTVHGARENNLQDIDVSFPLGVLTAVTGVSGSGKSTLVNDILYTHLARELNGARAVPGRHTRVAGDDLVDKVVHVDQSPIGRTPRSNPATYTGVFDHVRKLFAETMEAKVRGYQPGRFSFNVKGGRCENCSGDGTIKIEMNFLPDVYVPCEVCHGARYNRETLEVHYKGKSIAEVLDMPIEEALDFFEAVPTIARHLRTLNEVGLGYVRLGQPAPTLSGGEAQRVKLASELQKRSTGRTVYVLDEPTTGLHFEDISKLISVLSGLVDKGNTVIVIEHNLDVIKTADWVVDMGPEGGSGGGLVIAEGTPEEVASVPASHTGKFLRDMLGDWVSDATVPAARNGGAAAKKAPAKKAAAKSAAAKKTAAKKTVAKKAAAKSTAASRRTAAK; translated from the coding sequence GTGGCCGACCGTCTCATCGTTCGTGGGGCTCGCGAGCACAACCTCAAGAACGTCTCACTCGACCTTCCTCGCGACTCGCTCATCGTCTTCACCGGGCTGTCCGGGTCGGGCAAGTCGTCCCTCGCGTTCGACACGATCTTCGCCGAGGGGCAGCGCCGCTACGTCGAGTCGCTCTCCTCCTACGCCCGCCAGTTCCTGGGGCAGATGGACAAGCCCGATGTGGACTTCATCGAGGGTCTGTCCCCCGCGGTGTCGATCGACCAGAAATCGACCTCGCGGAATCCGCGCTCGACGGTCGGCACCATCACCGAGGTCTATGACTACCTCCGGCTGCTGTTCGCCCGCATCGGCAAGCCGCACTGCCCCGAGTGCGGCCGTCCGATCGCCCGCCAGTCGCCGCAGGCGATCGTGGACCGGGTGCTGGAGCTCCCGGAGGGCAGCCGCTTCCAGGTGCTCTCCCCGCTGGTGCGCGAGCGCAAGGGGGAGTTCGTCGACCTCTTCTCCGATCTCCAGACCAAGGGCTACAGCCGCGCCCGGGTGGACGGCGCCACGATCCAGCTGTCCGACCCGCCGAAGCTGAAGAAGCAGGAGAAGCACACCATCGAGGTGGTCATCGACCGCCTCACCGTCAAGGAGAGCGCCAAGCGCCGGCTGACCGACTCGGTGGAGACCGCGCTGGGCCTCTCCGGCGGCATGGTGATCCTCGACTTCGTCGACCTCGACGAGGACGACCCGCAGCGGGAGCGGATGTTCTCCGAGCATCTGTACTGCCCGTACGACGACCTGTCCTTCGAGGAGCTGGAGCCGCGCACCTTCTCCTTCAACTCGCCCTTCGGCGCCTGCCCGGACTGCACCGGCATCGGCACCCGGATGGAGGTCGACCCCGAGCTGATCATCCCGGACGAGGAGAAGTCGCTCGACGAGGGCGCCATCCACCCCTGGTCCCACGGCCACACCAAGGACTACTTCGGGCGGCTGGTCGGCGCGCTCGCCGATGCGCTCGGCTTCCGTACGGACATCCCCTGGGCCGGGCTGCCGCAGCGTGCCAAGAAGGCGCTCCTCAACGGCCACCGGACCCAGATCGAGGTCCGCTACCGCAATCGCTACGGCCGCCAGCGGGCGTACACCACGGCCTTCGAGGGCGCGGTGCCCTATGTGAAGCGGCGCCACTCGGAGGCGGAGAGCGACGCCAGCCGGGAGCGGTTCGAGGGCTATATGCGCGAGGTGCCCTGCCCCACGTGTGAGGGCACCCGCCTCAAGCCGATCGTTCTCGCGGTCACCGTGCAGGACAAGTCCATCGCGGATGTCTCGGCGATGTCGATCAGCGAATGCGCCGAGTTCCTGCGCGCCATGGAGCTGAGCCCGCGCGAGAAGACCATCGCCGAGCGGGTCCTCAAGGAGGTCAACGAGCGGCTGAGGTTCCTGGTCGACGTCGGCCTGGACTACCTCTCGCTCAACCGCGCCGCGGGCACCCTCTCCGGCGGCGAGGCCCAGCGCATCCGGCTGGCCACCCAGATCGGCTCCGGTCTGGTCGGCGTGCTGTATGTGCTGGACGAGCCGTCCATCGGCCTGCACCAGCGCGACAACCACCGGCTGATCGAGACGCTGGTGCGGCTGCGCGACCTCGGTAACACCCTGATCGTCGTGGAGCACGACGAGGACACCATCAAGACCTCGGACTGGGTGGTGGACATCGGCCCGGGCGCGGGCGAGCACGGCGGCAAGGTGGTGCACAGCGGACCGCTGAGCGAGCTGCTGGTCAACGAGGATTCGGTGACCGGTCACTATCTGTCCGGCAAGAGGGCCATCCCGCTGCCGTCGGCGCGTCGGGCCGTGGACCCCAAGCGGCATCTGACGGTCCACGGCGCCCGGGAGAACAACCTCCAGGACATCGATGTGTCCTTCCCGCTGGGGGTGCTCACCGCCGTCACCGGTGTCTCCGGATCGGGTAAGTCCACGCTGGTCAACGACATCCTCTACACCCATCTGGCCCGCGAGCTGAACGGCGCGCGGGCGGTGCCGGGGCGGCACACCCGGGTCGCCGGCGACGATCTGGTCGACAAGGTGGTCCATGTCGACCAGTCGCCCATCGGCCGCACCCCGCGGTCCAACCCGGCGACGTACACCGGCGTCTTCGACCATGTGCGCAAGCTGTTCGCGGAGACGATGGAGGCCAAGGTCCGCGGGTACCAGCCCGGGCGGTTCTCCTTCAACGTCAAGGGCGGCCGCTGCGAGAACTGCTCCGGTGACGGCACCATCAAGATCGAGATGAACTTCCTGCCGGATGTGTATGTGCCGTGCGAGGTCTGCCACGGCGCGCGCTACAACCGGGAGACCCTGGAGGTGCACTACAAGGGCAAGTCCATCGCCGAGGTGCTGGACATGCCCATCGAGGAGGCCCTGGACTTCTTCGAGGCGGTGCCCACCATCGCCCGCCATCTGCGCACGCTCAACGAGGTCGGGCTGGGCTATGTCCGGCTCGGGCAGCCCGCGCCGACCCTGTCCGGCGGTGAGGCCCAGCGCGTCAAGCTGGCGAGCGAGCTGCAGAAGCGCTCCACCGGCCGCACGGTGTACGTCCTGGACGAGCCGACCACCGGTCTGCACTTCGAGGACATCAGCAAGCTGATCAGCGTGCTCTCCGGTCTGGTCGACAAGGGCAACACCGTGATCGTCATCGAGCACAACCTCGATGTGATCAAGACGGCCGACTGGGTCGTGGACATGGGCCCCGAGGGCGGCAGCGGCGGCGGTCTGGTAATCGCCGAGGGCACCCCGGAGGAGGTGGCCTCGGTCCCGGCCAGCCACACCGGGAAGTTCCTGCGCGACATGCTGGGCGACTGGGTGAGCGACGCGACGGTGCCCGCCGCGCGCAATGGCGGCGCGGCCGCCAAGAAGGCGCCCGCCAAGAAGGCCGCCGCCAAGAGCGCGGCGGCCAAGAAGACCGCGGCGAAGAAGACCGTGGCCAAGAAGGCGGCGGCCAAGTCCACGGCCGCGTCCAGGCGGACGGCCGCTAAGTAG
- a CDS encoding LacI family DNA-binding transcriptional regulator, translating into MATMVDVARRAGVSVATVSHVLNETRPVRPDTRKAVLDAIDDLGYIPNTLARSLVTARTRSIGLAVSAISNPYFTEILQGVESSALEHGYGLLIADPHDDPEHERKVVRLLHERRVDGVIVAPSAEPAGLLEYLAGRKIPAVFLDRLVGDAHDQVCAESTRPVEQLVQHLAGLGHTRIGLVAGLPGLSTTTERIAGYRAGLERHGLPFRPGLLAEGHSEARGAEDAVHRLLASPEPPTAIITANNAMTIGALRALRTAGLSVPDDLALVCFDDFSWADVFSPGLTAISQPSREVGATAVRLLLDRLENPGRPPRTVRLPCAFVHRTSCGCVAEAPDRPLDRPLPGTPGLAGKDPVS; encoded by the coding sequence ATGGCAACCATGGTCGATGTCGCCCGGCGTGCCGGGGTGTCCGTGGCCACCGTCTCGCATGTGCTCAACGAGACCCGGCCGGTCCGTCCGGACACCCGTAAGGCCGTGCTGGACGCCATCGACGACCTCGGGTACATCCCCAATACGCTGGCGCGCTCCCTGGTGACCGCGCGCACCCGCTCGATCGGTCTCGCCGTCTCGGCGATCAGCAATCCGTACTTCACCGAGATCCTCCAGGGCGTCGAGTCCAGCGCCCTGGAGCACGGGTACGGGCTGCTGATCGCCGATCCGCATGACGATCCCGAGCATGAGCGCAAGGTCGTCCGGCTGCTCCATGAGCGGCGGGTGGACGGCGTGATCGTCGCCCCGTCGGCCGAGCCCGCCGGGCTGCTGGAGTATCTGGCCGGCCGCAAGATCCCCGCCGTCTTCCTCGATCGGCTGGTGGGCGACGCCCATGATCAGGTGTGCGCCGAGAGCACCCGCCCCGTCGAACAGCTGGTCCAGCACCTCGCCGGCCTCGGCCACACCCGTATCGGACTGGTCGCGGGGCTGCCGGGGCTGAGCACCACCACCGAGCGGATCGCGGGCTACCGGGCCGGGCTGGAGCGGCACGGGCTGCCGTTCCGCCCCGGGCTGCTGGCCGAGGGCCACTCCGAGGCACGGGGCGCGGAGGACGCCGTCCACCGGCTGCTGGCCTCCCCCGAGCCGCCCACCGCGATCATCACCGCGAACAACGCGATGACCATCGGCGCGCTGCGCGCCCTGCGCACTGCGGGCCTGAGCGTGCCGGACGATCTCGCGCTCGTCTGCTTCGACGACTTCTCCTGGGCGGATGTCTTCTCCCCCGGGCTCACCGCGATCTCCCAGCCCAGCCGGGAGGTCGGCGCCACCGCCGTCCGGCTGCTGCTCGACCGGCTGGAGAACCCGGGGCGGCCGCCGCGCACCGTCCGGCTGCCCTGCGCCTTCGTCCACCGCACCTCCTGCGGCTGTGTGGCCGAAGCCCCCGACCGACCGCTCGACCGCCCGCTCCCCGGAACCCCCGGACTCGCCGGAAAGGACCCCGTCTCGTGA
- a CDS encoding MBL fold metallo-hydrolase, translating to MTYSGVVTVGGPADVHELPDLMISKVAVGPMNNNAYLLRCRATDEQLLIDAAAEPHTLLSLIGESGIASVVTTHRHQDHWSALREVVEATGARTYAGQYDAEGIPVPTDVPVADGDTVRVGRVELTARHLVGHTPGSIALVYNDPHGHAHVFTGDCLFPGGVGNTWKDSKAFESLINDVETKLFDQLSDETWVYPGHGDDTTLGAERPHLGEWRERGW from the coding sequence ATGACCTACAGCGGAGTAGTGACGGTCGGTGGACCGGCGGACGTGCACGAACTGCCCGATCTGATGATCTCGAAGGTCGCGGTCGGCCCCATGAACAACAACGCGTACCTGCTGCGCTGCCGGGCCACCGACGAGCAGCTCCTGATCGACGCCGCCGCCGAGCCGCACACCCTGCTCTCCCTGATCGGCGAGAGCGGCATCGCCTCCGTCGTCACCACCCACCGCCACCAGGACCACTGGAGCGCGCTGCGCGAGGTGGTGGAGGCCACCGGCGCCCGCACCTACGCGGGCCAGTACGACGCCGAGGGCATCCCGGTGCCGACCGATGTGCCGGTCGCGGACGGCGACACGGTGCGGGTCGGCCGGGTCGAGCTGACCGCACGCCATCTGGTCGGCCACACTCCCGGCAGCATCGCCCTGGTGTACAACGACCCGCACGGCCATGCGCATGTGTTCACCGGCGACTGCCTCTTCCCGGGCGGCGTGGGCAACACATGGAAGGACTCCAAGGCGTTCGAGAGCCTGATCAACGACGTCGAGACCAAGCTCTTCGACCAGCTTTCGGACGAGACCTGGGTCTATCCCGGCCACGGCGACGACACCACGCTCGGCGCCGAGCGCCCGCACCTCGGGGAGTGGCGCGAGCGCGGCTGGTAG
- a CDS encoding Rieske (2Fe-2S) protein: protein MSSQPASRRTVLCCAALAGAAGLGAAACSPDGTGQKTPSTPTAPVELGSAGAVPVGGAKIYREQRVVVAQPAKGEFTAFSAVCTHAGCVVDSVEDGKINCPCHGSQFDARTGKVLQGPAEKPLPSIPVTAKGGRLVAGPDA, encoded by the coding sequence ATGTCCAGCCAGCCCGCCTCCCGCCGAACCGTGCTGTGCTGTGCCGCGCTGGCCGGAGCCGCCGGGCTCGGGGCGGCGGCCTGCTCCCCGGACGGTACGGGCCAGAAAACGCCCTCGACGCCCACCGCCCCCGTCGAGCTCGGCTCGGCCGGTGCCGTCCCGGTCGGCGGCGCCAAGATCTACCGCGAGCAGCGGGTGGTGGTCGCCCAGCCCGCCAAGGGCGAGTTCACGGCGTTCAGCGCGGTGTGCACCCACGCCGGATGCGTTGTCGACAGCGTCGAGGACGGCAAGATCAACTGCCCCTGCCACGGCAGCCAGTTCGACGCCCGCACCGGCAAGGTCCTCCAGGGGCCCGCGGAGAAGCCGCTGCCGTCGATCCCGGTCACCGCCAAGGGCGGACGGCTCGTGGCGGGCCCCGACGCCTGA